A region of Streptomyces halobius DNA encodes the following proteins:
- a CDS encoding acyl-CoA dehydrogenase family protein has translation MTEYGPRPVERSLPTEEARDLMTLVRELVEREIKPTAAEEEAAGRFPRETFTLLSESGLLSLPYSDEFGGGDQPYEVYLQVLEELAAARLTIGLGVSVHTLACHALAGYGTKEQRAEHLPAMLGGGLLGAYCLSEPSSGSDAAALTTRATREEGGTSRSSRAESGGIWTINGTKAWTTHGGVADFYTVLARTGGAGPRGITAFLVPGDIEGLSAAQPERKMGMKGSPTAQLHFDDVRVPDSRRLGDEGQGFAIALDALDSGRLGIAACAIGVAQAALDEALSYTTQRRQFGRPIADFQGLRFMLADMATQVEAGRALYLSAARLRDAGRPFTKEAAMAKLFCTDAAMRVTTDAVQLLGGYGYTQDFPAERYMREAKVLQIVEGTNQIQRVVIARHLAGPESR, from the coding sequence ATGACCGAGTACGGCCCCCGGCCGGTGGAACGCAGCTTGCCCACCGAGGAAGCCCGCGACCTCATGACGCTCGTACGCGAGCTGGTCGAGCGGGAGATCAAGCCCACCGCCGCCGAGGAAGAGGCCGCCGGCCGCTTCCCGCGCGAGACCTTCACCCTGCTCTCGGAATCCGGGCTGCTCTCCCTTCCGTACTCCGACGAATTCGGCGGCGGAGACCAGCCCTACGAGGTCTACCTCCAGGTCCTGGAAGAGCTCGCGGCCGCCCGGCTCACCATCGGCCTCGGTGTCAGCGTGCACACCCTCGCCTGTCACGCACTCGCCGGATACGGCACCAAGGAACAGCGCGCCGAACATCTGCCGGCCATGCTCGGCGGCGGGCTCCTCGGCGCGTACTGCCTCTCCGAGCCCTCCTCGGGCTCCGACGCGGCCGCCCTCACCACCCGCGCCACCCGGGAGGAGGGGGGCACCTCCCGTTCGAGCAGAGCCGAGAGTGGGGGAATCTGGACGATCAATGGCACCAAGGCGTGGACCACCCACGGCGGGGTGGCCGACTTCTACACCGTCCTGGCACGCACCGGCGGCGCCGGCCCCCGCGGCATCACCGCCTTCCTCGTCCCCGGCGACATCGAGGGCCTGAGCGCCGCACAGCCCGAGCGCAAGATGGGCATGAAGGGCTCCCCGACGGCCCAGCTGCACTTCGACGATGTCCGCGTCCCCGACTCCCGCCGCCTCGGCGACGAGGGCCAGGGCTTCGCGATCGCCCTCGACGCCCTGGACTCCGGCCGCCTCGGCATCGCCGCCTGCGCCATCGGTGTCGCCCAGGCGGCACTGGACGAGGCACTCTCGTACACCACCCAACGCCGTCAATTCGGCCGCCCGATCGCCGACTTCCAGGGCCTGCGCTTCATGCTGGCCGATATGGCCACCCAGGTGGAGGCCGGCCGCGCGCTCTACCTCAGCGCCGCCCGGCTGCGCGACGCCGGCCGGCCGTTCACCAAGGAAGCGGCGATGGCCAAGCTCTTCTGCACGGACGCCGCGATGCGGGTCACCACGGACGCCGTCCAGCTCCTCGGCGGTTACGGCTACACCCAGGACTTCCCGGCCGAGCGCTATATGCGCGAGGCCAAGGTCCTGCAGATCGTCGAGGGCACCAACCAGATCCAGCGGGTCGTCATCGCACGGCATCTGGCGGGACCCGAGTCGCGCTGA
- a CDS encoding threonine synthase, translated as MTAPPLHCPRCGRAAEGFDGCRVCAGEGIGVNTPPPLADLAGLDLASYPGGPWGWPKALPTPGPPVSLGEGNTPGIRLRIEPDGPQEGSAPGELWVKYEGGNPTGSHKDRAMAVGLAAAVAAGADTVVAASSGNAGAAAAAYAARAGLRCVVFTNERVPAGLRAQIDALGAERVVHRGTVAERNAAMAQAVEKQGWYPLTSFSWPSPGGNPYANEGYKSVAYELARDFAERRIDTVVVPTSRADLLAGVGRGFRELAAAGLLPEVPRLVAAEPAASAPFTAALRCADRADQERRRVASRPTVAFSLGEERPCWQGLDALWRSGGTAVAVTDEVITAEHRRLAAEGLLMESSSAVGVAVARELVTAPGALVVAIGTATGLKAPGG; from the coding sequence GTGACCGCACCACCTCTGCACTGCCCGCGCTGCGGCCGCGCCGCGGAGGGCTTTGACGGCTGCCGGGTCTGTGCGGGCGAGGGCATCGGCGTCAACACGCCACCACCGCTCGCGGATCTCGCGGGGCTGGATCTCGCGTCGTACCCCGGCGGACCATGGGGCTGGCCGAAGGCCCTGCCGACGCCCGGTCCGCCGGTCTCCCTCGGCGAGGGGAACACTCCCGGCATCCGGCTGCGCATCGAGCCGGACGGCCCTCAGGAGGGGTCCGCTCCCGGCGAGTTGTGGGTGAAGTACGAGGGCGGGAATCCGACCGGATCGCACAAGGACCGGGCGATGGCCGTCGGTCTCGCCGCCGCGGTGGCGGCCGGTGCGGACACGGTGGTCGCGGCGTCCTCGGGGAACGCGGGCGCGGCGGCTGCGGCATATGCGGCGCGGGCCGGGCTGCGGTGTGTGGTGTTCACCAACGAGAGGGTCCCGGCGGGGCTGCGGGCGCAGATCGATGCCCTGGGGGCCGAGCGGGTGGTGCACCGGGGCACCGTGGCCGAGCGCAACGCGGCGATGGCACAGGCCGTCGAGAAGCAGGGCTGGTACCCGCTGACCAGCTTCTCCTGGCCGTCGCCCGGCGGGAACCCGTACGCCAACGAGGGCTACAAATCGGTCGCCTACGAACTGGCGCGGGACTTCGCGGAGCGGCGGATCGACACGGTCGTGGTGCCCACCAGCCGGGCGGACCTGCTGGCCGGAGTCGGCCGTGGATTCCGGGAGTTGGCGGCCGCGGGGCTGCTGCCGGAGGTGCCTCGGCTGGTGGCCGCGGAACCGGCGGCGTCGGCGCCGTTCACCGCCGCGCTGCGCTGTGCGGACCGGGCGGATCAGGAGCGTAGGCGGGTGGCGTCCCGCCCCACGGTGGCGTTCTCACTGGGCGAGGAGCGGCCCTGCTGGCAGGGGCTGGATGCCCTGTGGCGCAGCGGGGGCACGGCGGTCGCGGTGACGGACGAGGTGATCACGGCGGAGCACCGGCGGTTGGCGGCGGAGGGCCTGCTGATGGAATCGTCGTCCGCGGTCGGGGTGGCGGTGGCGCGTGAGCTGGTGACGGCGCCGGGCGCGCTGGTGGTCGCCATCGGGACGGCGACCGGGCTCAAGGCGCCGGGCGGCTGA